In the genome of Burkholderia sp. PAMC 26561, one region contains:
- a CDS encoding porin: MLKNIIPGIFILPCLTAQAQSSVTLYGIVDVGVNYLSNAQTARTKTGLNGGSQWSVMDGGTGGLQGSRWGLKGSEDLGGGFKTIFVLENGFNMNNGTFGQGGAEFGRQAWVGLTSNYGRVTLGRQYDEVVDFYAPLLAAPQWGGYMAEHPSDLDNASNTRRINNSIKYTSPTMSSLTFAGLYSLGGVAGSFGTNRIWSVGGGYASGPFTVGAGYLNAHNPNTSFYGSNPNGGPATTNNLGGLGSATSAESNPVYAGFASAKTLQIAAVAAAYTFGPATLGLGYSNTRFQDLGSPSGPNPLGYSGKAVFHNAEVNAKWQVSPAFLLGAAFDYTKGSGANGQSGQKYELTSIGADYFLSKRTDVYTVAVYEHASGTDSLNQPAVATITGMTPSATSKQVAVRVGIRHKF; the protein is encoded by the coding sequence ATGCTGAAGAACATAATTCCCGGAATTTTTATTCTTCCGTGCCTGACCGCGCAGGCGCAGAGCAGTGTCACCCTGTACGGTATTGTCGACGTGGGCGTGAACTATCTGAGCAATGCGCAGACCGCGCGAACAAAAACCGGCTTGAACGGGGGCAGCCAGTGGTCGGTCATGGACGGTGGGACGGGCGGCCTGCAAGGTAGTCGCTGGGGGCTCAAAGGTTCGGAGGACCTGGGCGGCGGATTCAAGACCATTTTTGTTCTTGAGAATGGCTTCAACATGAACAATGGCACGTTTGGGCAGGGCGGTGCTGAGTTCGGACGTCAGGCGTGGGTGGGTTTGACCAGCAACTATGGCAGGGTCACGCTGGGGCGCCAATATGACGAGGTGGTCGACTTCTATGCACCGCTTCTGGCAGCTCCACAGTGGGGCGGTTATATGGCTGAGCATCCAAGTGACCTCGACAACGCTTCCAATACGCGCCGGATCAACAATTCAATAAAGTACACGTCGCCCACGATGTCCAGCCTTACGTTCGCAGGTCTTTATAGCCTGGGGGGCGTAGCAGGTTCCTTCGGGACGAATCGAATCTGGTCGGTGGGCGGGGGTTACGCATCGGGCCCATTCACGGTCGGCGCAGGCTACCTTAACGCACATAACCCGAACACTTCGTTCTATGGGTCGAATCCGAATGGCGGTCCTGCGACCACGAACAACCTCGGGGGTCTTGGGTCTGCTACATCGGCAGAAAGCAATCCGGTTTATGCAGGCTTTGCTTCAGCAAAAACGCTTCAGATTGCGGCCGTCGCAGCTGCCTACACGTTCGGCCCGGCAACCTTAGGGCTGGGCTACTCCAATACCCGTTTCCAAGACTTGGGCTCACCCTCCGGTCCCAATCCGCTGGGCTATAGCGGAAAAGCCGTTTTCCACAATGCCGAGGTGAACGCCAAGTGGCAGGTGAGTCCGGCGTTCCTGCTCGGGGCCGCGTTCGACTACACCAAAGGTAGTGGGGCGAATGGTCAGAGCGGGCAAAAATACGAGCTAACCAGCATCGGCGCGGACTACTTCCTCTCGAAGCGAACTGATGTGTACACCGTCGCGGTCTACGAACACGCGAGCGGCACTGATTCTCTGAACCAGCCGGCGGTCGCAACTATAACCGGCATGACCCCGTCCGCAACCAGCAAACAGGTCGCGGTTCGGGTCGGCATTCGCCATAAGTTTTGA
- a CDS encoding MFS transporter, with translation MISASQADTIPTPSANEEMLQQRAVSKTAWRLLPVLTLAFIFNYIDRTSVGFAALTMNADLGLSATEFGWGAGILFAGYCVLEVPSNLMLYRFGARRWLARIMITWGLAAAATALAVGPKSFYFARFVLGVAEAGFFPGVTFYLACWFPAKYRTRMLAWFMVGVPISSVISGPLSGLLLNMNGTLGLAGWQWMFIMQGLPATVIGVVVLLMLRDNPTQATWLSNDERYALIGMLASERREKEHKHFGAALKDPRVLILTAIQFGFVMGSYGIGIWLPTILKSHGLTVSAISLVSSVPYIFATLAMLTWARRVDRSGKKILNLLLTCVLGAAGMICAALLHTFWPALVGITVAVIGVTTARAVFWSIPTRFLTGAAAAGGFAFINSVGTFGGFAGPFMMGWLKDLTGSFSAGILGMAAMLLISTLLTGSLMYFVKDE, from the coding sequence ATGATTTCAGCATCGCAGGCAGACACGATTCCGACGCCGTCAGCGAACGAGGAAATGCTTCAGCAGCGTGCGGTATCGAAGACCGCCTGGCGGTTGCTTCCTGTCCTGACGCTCGCCTTCATTTTTAATTACATCGATCGGACCAGCGTGGGCTTCGCCGCGCTGACGATGAATGCAGACCTGGGCCTTTCCGCGACTGAATTTGGCTGGGGCGCCGGTATTCTGTTCGCAGGCTATTGTGTGCTCGAAGTGCCGAGCAACCTTATGCTCTATCGCTTCGGCGCCAGACGGTGGCTGGCGCGCATTATGATTACTTGGGGGCTTGCAGCCGCAGCGACTGCCTTGGCGGTAGGTCCGAAGAGTTTCTATTTCGCCCGGTTCGTATTGGGTGTCGCTGAAGCCGGCTTCTTTCCCGGCGTCACTTTCTATCTCGCCTGCTGGTTCCCAGCGAAATATCGCACCCGCATGCTTGCATGGTTCATGGTGGGCGTTCCTATTTCGTCTGTCATCAGCGGTCCGTTGTCCGGCCTGCTCTTGAACATGAACGGTACGCTCGGTCTCGCGGGTTGGCAGTGGATGTTCATTATGCAGGGATTGCCCGCGACTGTCATCGGCGTCGTGGTCTTGTTGATGCTCCGCGATAACCCGACCCAGGCAACCTGGCTGTCAAATGACGAGCGCTACGCGCTCATCGGTATGCTGGCTTCCGAGCGTCGTGAGAAAGAGCACAAGCATTTTGGCGCTGCATTGAAAGACCCACGTGTGCTGATTCTTACCGCCATTCAGTTCGGTTTCGTGATGGGCTCGTATGGCATCGGCATCTGGTTGCCGACCATTCTGAAGTCACACGGACTCACCGTATCCGCAATCAGTCTCGTCTCGTCAGTTCCCTACATCTTCGCAACACTGGCGATGTTGACATGGGCAAGACGCGTCGACCGAAGCGGGAAAAAGATTCTAAACCTCTTGCTGACATGCGTGCTCGGGGCAGCAGGGATGATCTGTGCAGCGTTGCTCCATACATTCTGGCCCGCGCTTGTCGGGATCACGGTGGCCGTGATTGGCGTGACGACAGCGCGCGCAGTGTTCTGGAGCATTCCTACCCGCTTCCTCACAGGCGCGGCAGCTGCGGGCGGTTTCGCGTTCATCAATTCCGTCGGCACGTTCGGTGGCTTCGCGGGACCGTTCATGATGGGATGGTTGAAGGACCTGACCGGCTCTTTCTCGGCGGGCATCCTTGGCATGGCCGCGATGCTGCTTATCTCGACCCTTCTCACTGGCTCGCTGATGTACTTCGTCAAGGACGAATGA
- a CDS encoding 2-hydroxycarboxylate transporter family protein, translating into MPVLKERVPFWPNGWWTILEIRVGIIPLPVYVLLVGLIAGFALTGKVPGEISMALAILVVAGFTCAEIGKRLPVIRKIGGAAILATFLPSYLAYHHFLPARVLDVVVSFTKVSNFLYLFIASIIVGSIFSMDRTVLVRGFTKIFIPLAAGTVVAGIVGTTTGWLLGLGFEHTLLFVVIPIMAGGVGEGAIPLSVGYSEIMHLPQGPLFAQVLPTVMIGSLTAILFAGALSFIGEKLPHLTGKGVLQRVPDDLPASAPEETPVIPDVATVAAGAITAISLYLVGLLCHRFFGLPAPVSMLFVAVLIKLSHAVSPQLQSGARIVYQFFSVAVTYPLLFAIGTALTPWNDLVGAISMANVATIVITVFSLMATGFVVARWVNIYPIEAAIVNACHSGQGGTGDVAILSACDRMSLMPFAQIATRIGGAITVTITLLILSRLF; encoded by the coding sequence ATGCCTGTGCTGAAGGAACGGGTTCCATTCTGGCCCAATGGATGGTGGACCATTCTAGAAATACGTGTCGGCATTATCCCGTTGCCGGTTTATGTGTTGCTGGTTGGTCTCATTGCGGGCTTCGCCCTGACCGGGAAAGTGCCGGGCGAGATTTCCATGGCGCTGGCCATCCTCGTGGTGGCCGGCTTCACCTGTGCGGAAATCGGCAAGCGCTTGCCCGTAATCCGGAAGATAGGGGGCGCGGCTATTTTGGCAACCTTCCTGCCATCATATTTGGCCTATCATCATTTCCTGCCCGCGCGCGTTCTTGACGTCGTTGTCAGCTTCACTAAGGTCAGCAATTTTTTGTATTTGTTCATCGCGTCCATCATAGTAGGCAGCATATTTAGCATGGACCGTACCGTGCTTGTTCGTGGGTTCACAAAGATTTTTATCCCGCTTGCAGCTGGGACAGTGGTGGCGGGGATCGTCGGTACGACAACGGGTTGGTTGCTCGGACTTGGCTTTGAGCACACGTTGCTCTTCGTCGTTATTCCAATCATGGCCGGGGGTGTCGGGGAAGGCGCAATTCCACTATCAGTGGGCTATTCCGAAATTATGCATTTGCCCCAAGGGCCGCTTTTTGCCCAAGTGCTTCCGACCGTCATGATTGGCAGCCTGACGGCCATCCTGTTTGCGGGGGCACTTAGCTTTATCGGAGAAAAGTTGCCTCATCTCACGGGTAAAGGCGTTTTACAGCGAGTGCCGGACGACCTGCCCGCCAGCGCGCCTGAAGAAACCCCTGTTATACCTGATGTTGCGACGGTCGCCGCTGGTGCGATTACGGCAATTTCGCTTTACCTCGTTGGGCTCTTGTGTCACCGTTTCTTCGGTCTCCCGGCGCCGGTGTCCATGCTTTTCGTCGCGGTTCTTATCAAACTATCTCATGCCGTGTCGCCGCAGCTTCAAAGTGGGGCGCGCATTGTCTACCAGTTCTTCTCGGTTGCGGTTACGTACCCGTTGCTGTTCGCCATCGGGACGGCTTTGACGCCCTGGAACGACCTCGTCGGCGCGATAAGCATGGCCAACGTCGCGACAATCGTCATTACGGTGTTTTCGCTAATGGCGACAGGCTTCGTTGTCGCGCGTTGGGTAAACATCTATCCAATTGAAGCTGCTATCGTAAATGCGTGTCACAGCGGACAAGGTGGTACAGGCGACGTGGCGATTCTGTCTGCATGCGACCGTATGAGTCTGATGCCTTTTGCCCAGATTGCAACCCGTATCGGGGGCGCAATAACTGTCACCATAACCCTCTTGATTCTGTCTCGACTCTTCTAA
- a CDS encoding isochorismatase family cysteine hydrolase, with the protein MNIPSYSTETTALVLVDVLNDFLAEDGKLHGMIGPMLDQTNLIEHLKRLLEGARAAGLKIFFSPHGVDEHSFDDVHHVHPRFQFGLENKVFWKGSRGANFFEPLRPQNGEIIISQHRMFDSFVGTDLEKQLRNHGIEKVVIAGLTSQTCVEGTGRHALETGFHVTFLKDAVADFTELAHRAALDVSYPTFGHEVLTIEEFLNAVTAA; encoded by the coding sequence ATGAACATCCCAAGTTATTCAACCGAAACAACGGCCCTGGTATTGGTAGATGTATTGAACGACTTTCTGGCTGAAGATGGAAAGCTCCACGGCATGATCGGTCCTATGCTCGATCAGACTAATTTGATAGAGCATCTCAAGCGACTCCTGGAAGGAGCGCGTGCCGCTGGTCTAAAGATCTTTTTCTCGCCACACGGTGTTGACGAGCATAGCTTTGACGACGTTCACCATGTGCATCCGCGTTTTCAGTTTGGCCTGGAAAACAAGGTTTTCTGGAAGGGTAGCCGTGGAGCTAACTTCTTTGAACCCCTACGCCCACAGAATGGTGAAATAATCATTAGTCAGCATCGTATGTTTGATTCGTTCGTTGGTACGGATCTGGAAAAGCAGTTGCGTAACCATGGTATCGAGAAGGTCGTCATCGCGGGGTTGACATCGCAAACCTGCGTCGAAGGAACCGGTCGCCATGCTCTTGAAACCGGCTTCCACGTCACCTTTCTGAAGGATGCGGTAGCCGACTTCACCGAACTGGCGCATCGAGCTGCTCTCGACGTTTCGTATCCGACTTTCGGCCACGAAGTGCTCACGATCGAAGAGTTTCTGAACGCTGTGACCGCCGCTTAG